The Brasilonema sennae CENA114 genome includes a region encoding these proteins:
- the lipB gene encoding lipoyl(octanoyl) transferase LipB, with translation MSLHNNRCLLYNQVVIPYSEALIWQRTLLAERIQNPSLEDVLILLEHPPVYTLGQGANSEFLKFDQTTSTYEVHRVERGGEVTYHCPGQLVGYPILNLQHYHKDLHWYLRQLEEVLIRTLKMYGLQGERNPGFTGVWLEGRKVAAIGIKVSRWITMHGFALNVCPDMSGFERIVPCGIADKPVGSLAQWIPDISLLEVRAHVAKCFAEVFEVELIGDDVNGSSIRCKWQDDNRF, from the coding sequence ATGTCTTTGCACAACAATCGATGTTTGCTATATAACCAAGTAGTGATACCATACTCAGAGGCGCTGATATGGCAGCGCACCCTTCTAGCTGAGCGCATTCAAAACCCAAGCCTGGAAGATGTGCTAATCTTGCTAGAACATCCGCCTGTCTACACTTTGGGGCAAGGAGCCAATTCAGAATTTCTCAAATTTGACCAGACGACAAGTACCTATGAAGTGCATCGAGTTGAACGAGGTGGCGAAGTCACATACCATTGTCCCGGTCAACTGGTAGGATACCCAATTTTAAATTTGCAACATTACCATAAAGACTTACATTGGTACTTGCGTCAACTAGAAGAAGTCTTAATTCGTACACTCAAAATGTATGGCTTACAAGGAGAACGCAATCCTGGTTTTACTGGTGTTTGGTTAGAAGGGCGCAAAGTTGCTGCGATCGGTATTAAAGTCAGCCGTTGGATAACCATGCACGGCTTTGCATTAAATGTTTGTCCTGACATGAGCGGATTTGAGCGTATTGTACCCTGTGGTATTGCTGATAAACCTGTGGGTAGTTTAGCTCAGTGGATTCCTGATATTTCTTTATTGGAGGTACGCGCTCATGTGGCAAAGTGCTTTGCAGAAGTTTTTGAGGTTGAATTGATTGGTGATGATGTAAATGGAAGTTCTATCAGGTGCAAGTGGCAGGATGATAACCGCTTCTAA
- a CDS encoding peptidoglycan-binding domain-containing protein, translating into MVVSVLKEGSTGPEVIDLQFILKFRDGKNEFDPGVTDGSFGSKTKAAVVKFQQSRKLTADGIVGGKTWEALRPRSDWPKQPGEFLREGEKGEVVKQLQEGLKSDDVYTGAIDGIFGSNTKAAVIKTQKSGEIDSNTVGVVGPLTWGGIIGD; encoded by the coding sequence ATGGTAGTATCAGTTCTCAAGGAAGGCTCTACGGGACCAGAAGTCATAGATTTGCAGTTTATACTGAAATTTAGAGATGGAAAGAACGAGTTTGATCCAGGTGTAACAGACGGGTCGTTTGGTTCTAAAACTAAAGCTGCAGTGGTAAAGTTTCAGCAGAGTAGAAAGCTTACTGCTGATGGGATTGTAGGGGGAAAAACGTGGGAGGCTTTACGTCCTCGCTCTGATTGGCCGAAACAACCAGGAGAATTTTTGAGAGAAGGCGAAAAGGGCGAAGTCGTGAAACAACTCCAGGAAGGTTTAAAATCTGACGATGTTTATACCGGTGCCATAGACGGTATATTTGGTTCAAACACAAAAGCAGCCGTCATTAAAACACAAAAGTCTGGTGAGATAGACTCTAATACGGTAGGGGTTGTTGGTCCACTCACGTGGGGTGGAATTATCGGCGATTAA
- a CDS encoding GNAT family N-acetyltransferase, translating into MEPVVTKRLIIRRMAQTDLLDFLTYQTHPEVLRYTPIEPLTEERGMGFLTRQAVVEIGDEGGYIAFAIQHIGDAKMIGEVSMNLLPKAQSKGEIGWSLHPSYQGHGYATEAAQVLLTYGFAHRKLHRITSICDTRNTASFRLMERLGMRREGHLRQSQFIKGEWQDEYIYALLHDEWLARQSVIADGYNLRQ; encoded by the coding sequence ATGGAACCAGTGGTAACAAAACGGTTAATTATACGCCGTATGGCACAGACAGATTTGCTTGATTTTCTGACATATCAAACTCACCCTGAGGTTTTACGATATACGCCTATAGAACCACTTACCGAAGAGCGAGGAATGGGCTTTCTTACCCGACAAGCAGTAGTGGAAATTGGCGATGAGGGCGGTTATATCGCGTTTGCCATTCAGCATATAGGCGACGCCAAAATGATTGGCGAGGTTAGCATGAACCTATTGCCAAAAGCGCAAAGTAAGGGCGAAATCGGGTGGTCACTTCACCCGAGTTATCAGGGACATGGTTATGCAACAGAGGCGGCACAAGTATTACTCACCTATGGCTTTGCACACCGCAAGTTACACCGAATCACCTCGATCTGCGACACACGTAATACAGCATCCTTTCGGCTTATGGAACGTCTTGGCATGAGGCGTGAAGGGCATTTACGGCAAAGCCAATTCATCAAAGGCGAATGGCAAGACGAGTATATCTACGCCTTATTGCATGACGAGTGGCTTGCCCGCCAGAGTGTCATCGCTGACGGCTATAATTTGCGTCAATGA